The proteins below are encoded in one region of Bosea sp. BIWAKO-01:
- a CDS encoding esterase-like activity of phytase family protein has protein sequence MRLALAAALLLSSTMLAGAQDAPKEFPAKLVGHALLPANTIIPAPADAPADLKVSGKFVQPGKRVEAVGTVMGTSGGRPTGLSTPFAGQPVQGFSGIRSLGNGEFLVLTDNGFGSKVNSPDAMLFFHRLKADFNGGKIERLATTFLHDPDKKVPFRIVHEGTEKRYLTGADFDPESIQPIGGKFWIGEEFGPYLIRVDGNGKVEAVFETTVDGKPARSPDHYAVTTPGAPNLPVEFNVRRSKGYEGMAASPDGRFLFPLLEGPLWNAETKGNEEVDGKEVLRILEFDVQNEKWTGRSWFFPLDQKGLAIGDFNMIDATTALIIERDNGEGTADKACAPGQKGPDCFHDLAKFKRIVKIEMTDANVGKSVRKIGFIDLMKIADPDKKAKQGAIDGVLPFPFFTIENVDVVDRANGIIIVGNDNNLPFSSSRDPKKADDNELVLLSVKDLLDAK, from the coding sequence ATGCGCCTTGCCCTCGCCGCAGCCCTGCTGCTGTCCTCGACCATGCTCGCCGGTGCGCAGGACGCGCCGAAGGAATTCCCCGCCAAGCTCGTCGGCCATGCGCTCCTGCCGGCCAACACCATCATCCCGGCCCCGGCCGATGCGCCGGCTGACCTCAAGGTCTCCGGCAAGTTCGTCCAGCCCGGCAAACGCGTCGAGGCCGTCGGCACCGTGATGGGCACGTCGGGCGGCCGCCCGACCGGGCTGTCCACACCATTTGCCGGTCAGCCGGTGCAGGGCTTCTCCGGCATCCGCTCACTCGGCAACGGCGAGTTCCTGGTGCTGACCGATAACGGCTTCGGCTCCAAGGTGAACTCGCCCGACGCGATGTTGTTCTTCCATCGCCTCAAGGCCGATTTCAACGGCGGCAAGATCGAACGTCTCGCGACCACCTTCCTGCACGACCCCGACAAGAAGGTGCCGTTCCGTATCGTCCACGAGGGCACCGAGAAGCGCTATCTGACCGGCGCCGATTTCGACCCCGAATCCATCCAGCCGATCGGCGGCAAGTTCTGGATCGGTGAAGAATTCGGCCCCTACCTGATCCGCGTCGACGGCAACGGCAAGGTCGAGGCGGTGTTCGAGACCACGGTCGACGGCAAGCCGGCGCGCTCGCCCGACCACTACGCCGTGACGACGCCTGGCGCGCCGAACCTGCCCGTCGAGTTCAATGTACGCCGCTCCAAGGGCTATGAGGGCATGGCGGCCTCGCCGGACGGGCGTTTCCTCTTCCCGCTGCTCGAAGGCCCGCTCTGGAACGCCGAGACCAAGGGCAATGAGGAAGTCGACGGCAAGGAAGTGCTGCGCATCCTCGAATTCGACGTGCAGAACGAGAAGTGGACCGGCCGCTCCTGGTTCTTCCCGCTCGACCAGAAGGGCCTCGCCATCGGCGACTTCAACATGATCGACGCCACCACGGCCTTGATCATCGAGCGCGACAATGGCGAAGGCACTGCCGACAAGGCCTGCGCGCCCGGCCAGAAGGGCCCGGACTGCTTCCACGACCTCGCCAAGTTCAAGCGGATCGTGAAGATCGAGATGACCGACGCCAATGTCGGCAAGTCGGTGCGCAAGATCGGCTTCATCGACCTGATGAAGATCGCCGACCCGGACAAGAAGGCGAAGCAGGGTGCCATCGACGGCGTGCTGCCCTTCCCCTTCTTCACCATCGAGAACGTCGATGTCGTCGACCGCGCCAACGGCATCATCATCGTCGGCAACGACAACAACCTGCCCTTCTCCTCGTCGCGCGACCCGAAGAAGGCCGATGACAACGAACTCGTGCTGCTCTCGGTCAAGGACCTGCTCGACGCCAAGTGA
- a CDS encoding SPW repeat protein, with the protein MLTANTDDKRPQDLCNLLLAACLFISPWIMRFTGDMMAARNAWIVGVVLALVAVAALSMFKEWEEWVNLVLGVWLMAAPWVLGFTGNFNAFWTHTVLGVLTAGVSAWAVWDYRHEPHATA; encoded by the coding sequence ATGTTGACCGCGAATACGGACGACAAACGGCCGCAGGACTTGTGCAACCTTCTCCTCGCCGCGTGCCTGTTCATCTCTCCCTGGATCATGCGTTTTACGGGCGACATGATGGCCGCCCGCAACGCCTGGATCGTCGGTGTCGTGCTCGCCCTCGTGGCGGTCGCGGCGCTCTCGATGTTCAAGGAATGGGAGGAGTGGGTGAACCTGGTGCTCGGCGTCTGGCTGATGGCAGCTCCCTGGGTGCTCGGCTTTACTGGCAACTTCAACGCGTTCTGGACCCACACGGTCCTCGGCGTGCTGACGGCTGGGGTCTCGGCCTGGGCTGTCTGGGACTACCGGCACGAGCCGCACGCGACGGCCTGA
- a CDS encoding ATP-binding cassette domain-containing protein translates to MSLATARDIETPALVEMRDISIAFGGIKAVDTVSVDLKAGEVVGLLGHNGAGKSTLIKILSGAYRADAGEIRISGEPAAIANPRDAKRYGIETIYQTLALADNVDAAANIFLGRELLTPWHTLDDSAMESETRKVMGRLNPHFRRFKEPVKALSGGQRQSVAIARAIYFNARVLIMDEPTAALGPAETKQVADLILELKRQGIGIFLISHDLHDVFDLADRVSVMKNGRVVGTARTSDVTQDEVLAMIISGKCPAGATPGPGALRGQA, encoded by the coding sequence ATGAGCCTCGCCACGGCCCGGGACATCGAGACCCCAGCGCTCGTCGAGATGCGCGACATCTCGATCGCCTTCGGCGGCATCAAGGCGGTCGACACTGTCAGTGTCGACCTCAAGGCCGGCGAGGTCGTCGGCCTGCTCGGTCATAACGGTGCCGGCAAATCGACGCTGATCAAGATCCTGTCGGGAGCCTACCGGGCGGATGCCGGCGAGATCCGCATCAGCGGCGAGCCGGCTGCCATTGCCAATCCGCGCGATGCCAAGCGCTACGGCATCGAGACGATCTACCAGACCCTGGCTTTGGCCGACAATGTCGATGCCGCAGCCAATATCTTCCTTGGACGGGAGCTGCTGACGCCCTGGCACACGCTGGATGATTCCGCGATGGAATCCGAGACGCGCAAGGTGATGGGACGGCTCAATCCGCATTTCCGGCGCTTCAAGGAGCCGGTCAAAGCGCTCTCGGGCGGTCAGCGTCAGTCGGTTGCGATCGCGCGCGCGATTTACTTCAACGCCCGGGTTCTGATCATGGACGAGCCGACGGCAGCACTCGGGCCTGCGGAGACGAAACAGGTTGCCGACCTCATCCTTGAGTTGAAGCGTCAGGGAATCGGCATCTTCCTGATCAGTCATGACCTGCATGACGTCTTCGACCTCGCCGACCGGGTCAGCGTCATGAAGAACGGCCGGGTTGTCGGTACCGCGCGCACCAGCGATGTGACGCAGGACGAGGTGCTGGCGATGATCATCTCGGGGAAATGTCCCGCGGGCGCCACTCCGGGGCCGGGCGCGCTGCGCGGCCAGGCGTAG
- a CDS encoding sugar ABC transporter permease, with protein MREIEFDPRMIGMVAALGVIWLGFNWLSDGAFLTPRNLWNLLVQTASIAVMACGMVLVIVTRNIDLSVGSMLGFVGMVVGLVQARLLPELLGFEHPATWFISILVSVALGGVLGLFQGALIAYLAIPSFIVTLGGLLVWRGAAWWVTQGQTIAPMDTRFRPLGGGIEGAIGTGPSWAIGLVICALILAGIVLARRRRRRFGFGLRPVWAEGAIAALGCGAVLGTVMVANAYPLPAGVARRLVEARGLVWPEGGLTIGHGLAVPVLLALAVGIVMSFLTKRLRFGRYVFAIGGNPEAAQLSGVNTRKVLTLVFGLMGVLVGISACISTARLNAATNSAGALDELYVIAAAVIGGTSLAGGVGTIAGAMLGALVMQSLQSGMVLIGVDTPLQNIVVGVVLVVAVWLDGLYRRKLS; from the coding sequence ATGCGCGAGATCGAGTTCGATCCGCGCATGATCGGCATGGTCGCCGCGCTCGGGGTGATCTGGCTCGGCTTCAACTGGCTTTCCGACGGAGCCTTCCTGACACCGCGAAATCTCTGGAATCTGCTGGTCCAGACGGCATCGATCGCCGTCATGGCCTGCGGCATGGTGCTTGTCATCGTGACGCGCAATATCGACCTCTCGGTCGGTTCGATGCTCGGCTTCGTCGGCATGGTGGTCGGGCTGGTCCAGGCGCGACTGCTGCCGGAGCTGCTTGGCTTCGAGCATCCCGCCACATGGTTCATCAGCATCCTGGTTTCCGTCGCGCTCGGCGGCGTCCTCGGCCTGTTCCAGGGGGCGTTGATAGCCTATCTCGCCATTCCCTCCTTCATCGTCACGCTCGGCGGCCTGCTGGTCTGGCGTGGCGCAGCCTGGTGGGTGACGCAGGGCCAGACCATCGCGCCGATGGACACACGTTTCCGCCCCCTTGGTGGCGGCATCGAAGGCGCGATCGGCACGGGTCCATCCTGGGCGATCGGTCTGGTGATCTGCGCCTTGATCCTTGCCGGGATCGTGCTTGCCCGCCGCCGCCGGCGGCGCTTCGGTTTCGGCTTGCGGCCGGTCTGGGCTGAAGGCGCCATTGCCGCGCTTGGCTGCGGCGCCGTGCTCGGCACCGTGATGGTCGCCAATGCCTATCCTCTGCCGGCCGGCGTTGCGCGCCGCCTGGTCGAGGCCAGGGGACTCGTCTGGCCGGAGGGCGGGCTGACCATCGGCCATGGCCTTGCGGTTCCCGTGCTGTTGGCGCTGGCGGTCGGCATCGTGATGAGCTTCCTGACCAAGCGGCTGCGTTTCGGCCGCTATGTCTTCGCGATCGGCGGCAATCCCGAGGCGGCGCAGCTTTCAGGCGTCAACACCCGCAAGGTGCTGACCCTGGTCTTCGGGTTGATGGGGGTACTTGTCGGCATATCCGCCTGCATCTCCACGGCCCGCCTCAATGCGGCGACGAATTCGGCCGGAGCGCTCGACGAGCTCTATGTCATTGCGGCGGCGGTGATCGGCGGCACATCGCTTGCGGGTGGTGTCGGCACTATCGCGGGTGCGATGCTGGGCGCGCTGGTGATGCAGTCGTTGCAATCGGGCATGGTGCTGATCGGTGTCGATACGCCGCTGCAGAACATCGTCGTCGGCGTGGTGCTGGTCGTGGCCGTCTGGCTCGACGGGCTCTATCGTCGCAAGCTGAGCTGA
- the xylF gene encoding D-xylose ABC transporter substrate-binding protein — translation MLRHMMLAAGVALAAAGGFSPAFAQTKGPVVGVSWSNFQEERWKTDEAAIKAAIEKVGGTYLSADAQSSPAKQLTDVESLIARGAKALIVLAQDAQAIRPAVEKAVNEGIAVVGYDRLIEIPQAFYLTFDNVEVGRMMAREVQKAKPEGNFVFIKGSSSDPNAGFLYQGSVEILKPAIDSGKIKNVGEAFTDGWLPANAQRNMEQFLTRNANKVDAVIAANDGTAGGAIAAMAAQGLAGSVPVSGQDADRAALNRVALGTQTVTVWKDARELGRNAAEIAIKLAGGAKLTEIAGAASWNQGPTKQAMTALFLKPVPVTKDNLGVVIEAGWAPKAAVCQGVAAGKVKACD, via the coding sequence ATGCTCAGACATATGATGCTTGCCGCCGGTGTTGCCCTGGCGGCAGCGGGCGGCTTCTCGCCTGCCTTTGCTCAGACGAAGGGCCCGGTCGTCGGGGTCAGCTGGTCGAATTTCCAGGAAGAACGCTGGAAGACCGACGAGGCCGCAATCAAGGCGGCGATCGAGAAGGTCGGCGGCACCTATCTCTCGGCCGATGCGCAATCCTCTCCCGCCAAACAACTCACCGATGTCGAAAGCCTGATCGCCCGTGGTGCCAAGGCCCTGATCGTCCTGGCCCAGGATGCGCAGGCCATCCGGCCCGCCGTCGAGAAGGCGGTCAATGAAGGCATTGCAGTTGTCGGCTATGACCGGCTGATCGAGATCCCGCAGGCCTTCTACCTGACCTTCGACAATGTCGAGGTCGGTCGCATGATGGCGCGCGAGGTCCAGAAGGCGAAACCGGAAGGAAACTTCGTCTTCATCAAGGGATCGAGCTCCGATCCGAATGCCGGCTTCCTTTATCAGGGCTCCGTCGAGATTCTGAAGCCGGCAATCGATTCCGGCAAGATCAAGAATGTCGGCGAGGCCTTTACCGACGGTTGGCTCCCTGCGAACGCCCAGCGCAACATGGAGCAGTTCCTGACCCGCAATGCCAACAAGGTCGACGCGGTGATCGCGGCCAATGACGGAACGGCCGGCGGCGCCATTGCGGCGATGGCCGCGCAGGGGCTAGCCGGCTCGGTGCCGGTTTCCGGCCAGGACGCCGATCGCGCGGCATTGAACCGCGTCGCGCTCGGGACGCAGACGGTGACGGTCTGGAAGGATGCACGGGAGCTCGGGCGGAATGCGGCCGAGATCGCGATCAAGCTTGCGGGCGGCGCCAAGCTGACCGAGATCGCGGGCGCGGCAAGCTGGAACCAGGGGCCGACCAAGCAGGCGATGACGGCGCTCTTCCTCAAGCCCGTACCGGTGACGAAGGACAATCTCGGTGTGGTGATCGAGGCGGGCTGGGCGCCAAAGGCCGCTGTCTGCCAAGGCGTTGCAGCGGGCAAGGTCAAGGCTTGTGACTGA
- the nth gene encoding endonuclease III — translation MSERNRPAGRGQGLARITTPRPRSAAGIREIFLRFQAANPEPKGELEATNAFTLLVAVVLSAQATDAGVNKATRKLFELADTSQKMVALGEDKVRELVRTIGLFRTKAKNVILLSEKLIAEFGGEVPADRAALESLPGVGRKTANVVLNIAFGEITHAVDTHVFRIANRLRIAPGKTVLAVEMGLEKAVPPEFGRHAHHWLILHGRYICKALRPECDRCLLNDLCDSPDKRVA, via the coding sequence ATGAGCGAACGGAACAGGCCTGCGGGCCGCGGCCAGGGCCTGGCAAGGATCACGACACCGAGACCGCGCAGCGCGGCGGGCATCCGTGAGATCTTTCTGCGCTTCCAGGCCGCCAATCCCGAGCCCAAGGGCGAACTCGAGGCGACCAACGCCTTCACCTTGCTGGTCGCCGTCGTGCTGTCGGCGCAGGCGACCGATGCGGGCGTCAACAAGGCAACGCGCAAGCTCTTCGAGCTTGCCGACACGTCGCAGAAGATGGTGGCGCTCGGCGAGGACAAGGTGCGCGAGCTGGTCAGGACGATCGGCCTGTTCCGCACCAAGGCGAAGAACGTGATCCTGCTCAGCGAGAAGCTGATTGCGGAATTCGGTGGCGAGGTCCCTGCGGACCGTGCCGCGCTCGAAAGCCTGCCCGGTGTCGGGCGCAAGACCGCCAATGTCGTGCTCAACATCGCCTTCGGCGAGATCACCCACGCCGTCGACACCCATGTCTTCCGCATCGCCAATCGCCTGCGCATCGCGCCGGGCAAGACCGTGCTCGCAGTCGAGATGGGATTGGAGAAGGCGGTACCGCCGGAATTCGGCCGCCATGCCCATCATTGGCTGATCCTGCACGGCCGCTACATCTGCAAGGCGCTGCGCCCCGAATGCGACCGCTGCCTGCTCAACGATCTCTGCGACTCCCCCGACAAGCGGGTGGCTTGA
- a CDS encoding DUF2244 domain-containing protein produces MSIGKHDRDGYAGEPTQTTERPVFDATITPHRSLGRNGFRIVMTLVCLASIVSSIPFVVLGAWPVAGFFGLDILALFIAFKVNFNAARAFERIVVTPLEVLLRKVSHHGTEAIWRSNPAWTKLERERDEDYGLMGLSLVSRGRSVSVAAALSPQEREGFADALGAALASARRGTDFSTA; encoded by the coding sequence ATGAGCATCGGCAAGCACGATCGCGATGGATATGCCGGCGAGCCGACGCAGACCACGGAGCGGCCGGTCTTCGACGCGACCATCACTCCGCATCGCTCGCTCGGCCGGAACGGCTTTCGCATCGTGATGACGCTCGTCTGCCTCGCCAGCATCGTCTCCTCGATTCCCTTCGTCGTGCTGGGCGCGTGGCCGGTCGCCGGCTTTTTCGGCCTCGACATCCTCGCACTCTTCATCGCCTTCAAGGTCAATTTCAACGCGGCGCGCGCCTTCGAGCGCATCGTGGTGACCCCGCTCGAGGTGCTGCTGCGCAAGGTCTCGCACCACGGCACGGAGGCAATCTGGCGCTCCAATCCGGCCTGGACCAAACTCGAGAGGGAGCGAGACGAGGATTACGGGCTGATGGGGCTCTCGCTGGTCTCGCGTGGCCGCAGCGTATCGGTGGCTGCCGCGCTCTCCCCGCAGGAGCGGGAGGGTTTCGCGGATGCACTCGGCGCCGCGCTCGCCAGCGCAAGGCGGGGTACGGATTTCAGCACGGCGTGA
- a CDS encoding SgcJ/EcaC family oxidoreductase encodes MGDDEREIRTLIEKWLTASKAGDVASVLELMTEDAIFMVPGQAPFGKATFAAMSDTMSDLKIEGNSTIDELKVLGDWAFVRGHLDMTATSLATGSSRHRAGYTLTLFRKEADGRWRLARDANLLTEME; translated from the coding sequence ATGGGTGATGACGAGAGGGAGATACGCACGCTCATCGAGAAATGGCTCACCGCGAGCAAGGCCGGCGATGTGGCATCGGTGCTGGAGCTGATGACGGAGGATGCCATTTTCATGGTTCCGGGGCAGGCCCCGTTCGGCAAGGCGACGTTCGCCGCAATGTCCGACACCATGAGCGACCTCAAGATTGAGGGAAACAGCACGATCGACGAGTTGAAGGTCCTTGGCGACTGGGCCTTCGTGCGCGGTCATCTCGACATGACCGCGACATCTCTCGCCACAGGCTCATCGCGGCACCGGGCCGGCTACACGCTGACCCTGTTCAGGAAGGAGGCAGACGGGCGCTGGAGGCTGGCACGGGATGCCAATCTGCTGACGGAGATGGAGTGA